A window of Corallococcus macrosporus DSM 14697 contains these coding sequences:
- the dgt gene encoding dGTP triphosphohydrolase — MGSDKKPAEAPAPVPSDMDALLQDERTDYDRDYDRIVFSAEFRCLHDKTQVFPLSTSDYTRTRLTHSIEASCVGRSLGALAGRGLAARGVDVSPSHLGTIVAAACLAHDIGNPPFGHSGEAAIQHWVSQRLVPPDGRPSPFETQAQWKDLESFEGNAQGFRILNRLQSRERRGGLRYTAATLGAMSKYPRASVLPDGRGRDKARVSEKKFGYFQDDEALALETYRALGLVEREPGVFSRHPLAFLVEAADDICYAVIDLEDSAKLGLVPIKDACELLDAVLPRPVTGPVRPPPSHLETRLAQARARAIGELIQACVKVFLENVEAMEEGQWETPLASARDDVKKPLDAIRNLTRRYGYESERVLQIESAGFKTLGGLLDMFAMAVVTDTPNREEKKLRQLLPPDLFQRPEFAREAAAESASRDEVITEAVARLSKYQRLLCVTDYISGMTDGFAVELFQRLSGIKLPT, encoded by the coding sequence GTGGGCTCGGACAAGAAGCCGGCGGAGGCGCCGGCGCCCGTCCCGAGCGACATGGACGCGCTGCTTCAGGACGAGCGGACCGATTACGACCGGGACTATGACCGCATCGTCTTCTCCGCGGAGTTCCGCTGCCTGCATGACAAGACGCAGGTGTTTCCGCTCTCCACGAGCGACTACACGCGCACGCGGTTGACCCACAGCATCGAGGCGTCCTGTGTGGGGCGCTCGCTGGGGGCGCTGGCGGGGCGCGGGTTGGCGGCGCGTGGCGTGGATGTGAGCCCTTCGCATCTGGGCACGATTGTCGCGGCGGCCTGCCTGGCGCATGACATCGGGAATCCGCCCTTCGGACACTCGGGCGAGGCGGCCATCCAGCATTGGGTGTCGCAGCGACTGGTGCCCCCGGACGGCCGGCCGAGTCCGTTCGAGACGCAGGCGCAGTGGAAGGACCTGGAGTCTTTCGAAGGCAACGCGCAGGGCTTCCGCATCCTCAACCGGCTTCAGTCGCGCGAGCGGCGGGGCGGCTTGCGCTACACGGCGGCGACGCTGGGGGCGATGAGCAAGTACCCGCGCGCGTCGGTGCTGCCGGATGGGCGGGGGCGGGACAAGGCGCGCGTGTCGGAGAAGAAGTTTGGTTACTTCCAGGATGATGAGGCCCTGGCGCTGGAGACGTATCGCGCGTTGGGGTTGGTGGAGCGCGAGCCTGGCGTGTTCTCCCGGCACCCGCTGGCGTTCCTCGTCGAGGCGGCGGATGACATCTGCTACGCGGTCATCGATCTGGAGGACTCAGCGAAGCTGGGGCTGGTCCCCATCAAGGATGCGTGTGAGCTGCTGGACGCGGTGTTGCCCAGGCCCGTGACGGGGCCCGTGCGCCCGCCGCCGTCGCACCTGGAGACGCGGTTGGCGCAGGCGCGAGCGCGGGCCATTGGCGAGCTCATCCAGGCGTGCGTGAAGGTCTTCCTGGAGAACGTGGAGGCGATGGAGGAGGGGCAGTGGGAGACGCCGCTGGCCTCCGCGCGGGATGACGTGAAGAAGCCGCTGGATGCCATCCGCAACCTGACGCGGCGCTACGGCTATGAGAGCGAGCGCGTGCTCCAGATTGAGAGCGCGGGCTTCAAGACGCTGGGCGGCTTGCTGGACATGTTCGCGATGGCGGTCGTCACCGATACGCCGAACCGCGAGGAGAAGAAGCTGCGGCAGTTGCTGCCACCGGACCTCTTCCAGCGTCCGGAGTTCGCCCGGGAGGCGGCGGCGGAGTCCGCGTCGAGGGATGAAGTCATCACCGAGGCGGTGGCCCGGCTGTCGAAGTACCAGCGGCTGCTCTGCGTGACGGACTACATCTCGGGGATGACGGACGGCTTCGCGGTGGAGCTGTTCCAGCGGCTGTCTGGCATCAAGCTGCCGACGTGA
- a CDS encoding OmpA family protein, with protein sequence MKLKALCITVSLLTLPGVASAQSGFGALTKAAGNAGKSAVEKRVNAKLMDEGRANQCSFKTGTATLEAGCDAKLKKLTNALVDAKKQLVAAGVKSYKFEVSGHTDSSGDAAKNKTLSEQRAEAIVKELIARGIPRSEIIAVGHGSAKPLVKPDDTAAKKAKNRRYELQVRL encoded by the coding sequence ATGAAGCTCAAGGCCCTGTGCATCACCGTGTCGCTGCTCACCCTTCCCGGCGTGGCCTCCGCACAGAGCGGGTTCGGCGCCCTCACCAAGGCAGCGGGCAACGCCGGCAAGTCCGCCGTGGAGAAGCGCGTCAACGCGAAGCTGATGGACGAAGGCCGGGCGAACCAGTGCAGCTTCAAGACGGGCACCGCCACACTCGAAGCCGGCTGCGACGCGAAGCTCAAGAAGCTGACCAACGCGCTCGTCGACGCCAAAAAGCAGCTCGTCGCCGCGGGCGTGAAGTCCTACAAGTTCGAGGTCTCCGGCCACACCGACTCCTCCGGTGACGCGGCCAAGAACAAGACGCTCAGCGAGCAGCGCGCGGAGGCCATCGTCAAGGAGCTCATCGCGCGCGGCATCCCCCGGAGCGAAATCATCGCCGTGGGCCACGGCTCCGCGAAGCCGTTGGTGAAGCCCGACGACACCGCCGCCAAGAAGGCGAAGAACCGCCGCTACGAGCTCCAGGTCCGGCTGTAG
- a CDS encoding TetR/AcrR family transcriptional regulator, translating into MYTLAQLRESRLCDAAELLAQRGLDNVRAAELARATRLSVGSLYRYYGSKQGIARAIRTLTERDLSYACFVAYQMADGDPLRQGFRDVFLAFWRELATWALLQPHLVGFTFLHPHPDADTPGEHDGRTRAQVLEVLEHGEREGAFPKGRTWIHECMVWGVLAELVRRAGQGEGMREEDVQITGEALWRALAPEAPGNESRKPAPSACRLDYNGCAMNRTSLLSLCVAVSLAACTERSSSPAAGVDSGAAAAAAAASAPTGKAQTPPPAPSTEPQGAGGLDAAVPGSATANADSGVGEYTNAPAAEKGTCSAAKLSPRVEPATPALPAPVESMRQRIVAAAVACDYTALNTLADENGKAVRFTFGDSTDAGEYWRAAEKLGNPDLARIVQVLNLPYAKQGNLYFWPAVHVTGATSDKDWGAVKGIYSEAEIAGMKDHGAYLGLRVGITPEGDWQIAVAGD; encoded by the coding sequence ATGTACACGTTGGCGCAGTTGCGCGAATCCAGGTTGTGTGACGCGGCGGAGTTGCTGGCCCAGCGGGGTCTGGACAACGTGCGGGCCGCGGAGCTGGCCCGTGCCACGCGGCTCTCGGTGGGCTCGCTGTACCGCTACTACGGCAGCAAGCAGGGCATCGCGAGGGCGATACGGACCCTCACCGAGCGCGACCTGTCCTATGCCTGTTTCGTCGCCTACCAGATGGCGGATGGCGACCCGCTGAGGCAGGGATTTCGCGACGTCTTCCTCGCCTTCTGGCGCGAGCTGGCGACCTGGGCGCTGTTGCAGCCCCACCTCGTGGGCTTCACCTTCCTCCACCCCCATCCAGACGCGGACACGCCGGGGGAGCATGACGGGCGGACGCGCGCGCAGGTGCTGGAGGTGCTCGAACATGGCGAGCGGGAGGGAGCCTTCCCAAAGGGGCGCACGTGGATTCACGAGTGCATGGTGTGGGGAGTCCTGGCGGAGCTCGTGCGCCGGGCGGGCCAGGGCGAGGGGATGCGTGAAGAAGACGTCCAGATTACCGGAGAGGCCCTCTGGCGGGCGCTCGCTCCGGAGGCGCCCGGCAATGAGTCACGGAAACCGGCGCCCTCCGCCTGTCGGCTGGACTACAACGGGTGCGCCATGAACCGGACTTCACTGCTCTCCCTCTGTGTCGCCGTCTCGCTCGCCGCCTGCACCGAGCGGAGCTCCAGCCCCGCTGCCGGAGTCGACTCCGGTGCCGCCGCCGCCGCGGCTGCTGCTTCCGCGCCGACTGGCAAAGCCCAGACGCCACCTCCCGCCCCGAGCACGGAGCCACAGGGCGCTGGTGGCTTGGATGCCGCGGTGCCGGGCTCGGCGACAGCAAATGCCGACTCGGGCGTGGGCGAATACACGAATGCGCCGGCTGCGGAGAAGGGCACCTGCTCCGCGGCGAAGTTGTCTCCTCGTGTGGAGCCTGCCACTCCCGCGCTGCCGGCGCCCGTGGAGTCGATGCGTCAGCGCATCGTCGCCGCCGCGGTGGCTTGTGATTACACGGCGCTCAACACGCTGGCGGACGAGAATGGCAAGGCCGTGCGGTTCACCTTCGGCGACAGCACCGACGCGGGGGAGTACTGGCGCGCTGCGGAGAAGCTGGGCAACCCGGATCTGGCCCGCATCGTCCAGGTCCTGAACCTGCCCTACGCGAAGCAGGGCAATCTCTACTTCTGGCCGGCGGTCCACGTCACCGGCGCGACGTCCGACAAGGATTGGGGTGCCGTCAAAGGCATCTATTCAGAGGCGGAGATTGCGGGGATGAAGGACCATGGGGCCTACCTTGGCCTGCGCGTGGGCATCACCCCCGAAGGCGACTGGCAGATTGCCGTCGCGGGGGATTGA